The window TTGAGAGAAACAGATCAGATCAAAGCCATTTAAAAAGATCCGTCAATAACTCCCCACACAAAGCCCCCACCGCGAGCATGGGCAGCACTATCAATTCACGCTTGAGGCTGAATAGCCCCAGACGATAATTGACGTAAAAAACCAGGATAAGCGTAGGAAACGTGTACAGGGCTGCGCCCCAAATCGCATAGTCGACCCCGCCAATCGCCAACAGCAGAGGCAGCAGCACCCACAACGAGACGGCGCGAATAATGTTATCCATGGCCTGGTACTTGGTCAGTCCCAAGGCAATCCAGACCTGATTCGCCAACAGGTAGCGCATTGTGAAAAAAGAGAGTGAAAGAATGGCCATCATGTTGCCGGCCTGAGCGTAACGCTCATCGTACAAGATGCCGATGAGCAGTGGACTGCCGGTCAGGAACAGTCCACAGAGAAACAGGCAGGCAAGATCGAGCATCAATTTCAAGCGGTAATACAAAGCGTGGAGCCGTACGGTGTCATTAGTTCTTGAGGCCTCACTGAAGGCCGGCAAGGCCACGGCCCCGACGATCTTTTGCAACGCAAGCTGAACAGCGCCCAGAATCAGCACGGCAATGGAGTAAACGCCCAGTTCGCTGGCCGTCATGCTGCCGCCGAACCAGACGCGATCACCGTACATGGCCAATACGCCCACCGCTGACGACAATAGTATCCAACGACCGAAACCGACTAATTCATTGAGCGCAGCACGCTCCCACCGTAGACGGTTGGGAGGGCCTTCAAACCAGAAATGCCCCAGCAGCGTGCTGACCATCGACTGGACCAGACCTGCAATCACCAGCGACCAGATGGACCTGGTGAAGTAACCGATGCCCAGCATGACCAACAGCCCGACGACCTGAGAACCAAACTCGGTGAGTACCACTTTCTTTTGCTGGAAAGTGCGCACTGCCAGGTCCATTTTGGTCGACTGAAAACCAACAATGATTGCCGAGAAACTGGTCACGGCCAACACCAACGGCAACTCGGGGGCGGCGTAGGTGGAATTGGGCGCCCACAAATTAATGGTCTGTGCATACCAGGCGAGGGCCGCAAGAAGAAGTGTTGAAGCAAAAAGGATAAAGCCGCGCACGATCTGCACGGTCCAGATGGTATTGAGAAACACCGGATCGTCGCCACGTGGGCTCTGGATGATGTTCTGGCGCAAGCCGGCATCGGAAAGCATGTGCAGAACCAGAGAAACGGTGATGGCGATCATCATGATGCCGAACATCTCCGGCATCAGCAGACGGGCCATTATCAGGTTGCCGCCCAAGCGAAAGGCTTGAGAGGTAACCAGCGCCCCGAAATTCCATGCGCCGGCAGAGATCGCTCGCTTACGAAGGCCCAACACTGGCGAATCGACTAACGACATAACATCATCCCCGGACTCAATGGCTCAAAACGAACTATAGTCGCGTTTAGCCATTCCACTAGCCGTCGATCAACAATCAATAAGTGCAATCATCCATGCCTGAGCACTTCCGAGCGTTAGTAGTCATTCTGGTCCTCACCGGCATCGTTTTTGCCATGGCACGTCGACCAGCAGCAGACCTGATTTCCGACCGTAATTTCACTCGTCGGCGCAACTTGTGGTTCGTATTGACGCTATTGGCATTTGTTTCGCACAGTTTCTGGGTGTACGCAGGCATTGCCACGATCGTTTTGACCTTCGCACGAAGTCGCGAACGCAATCCGATGGCGCTATTTTTTCTTCTGCTGTTTCTCATCCCGCCGGCCACGGCGGAGATTCCGGGCTTCGGCCTGGTCAACTATTTTTTTTCCCTCAACCATATTCGTGTGCTGGCACTGTGCGTGTTGCTTCCGGCTTTTTTCACTTTGCGCAGGCGCGCCGACACGGTCTCTTTCGGGCGCACCTGGCCTGACAGACTGTTAGCCGCCTACCTCCTGCTGACGAGTCTGCTTTTCCTGCGCGAAACCACCGTCACCGACACCTTGCGCCAAATGCTTTACCTGTTCATCGAAGTTTTTTTGCCTTACTACGTTGCCAGCCGGGCGCTGAAAAACCTCAGCGACTTCAAGGACGCTTTGCTCGGTTTTGTACTCGCCGCCATGGTGCTGTCGCTTATAGGTCTCTTCGAATATGCCAAGCACTGGCAGCTGTATAGCGCGGTTGTTACCGCCATGGGCATGCAATGGGATCCTGGCTACTTGAGTCGCGGTGGCTCACTACGTGCCAGCGCCACTACCGGCCAGGCCATTGCCCTGGGCTTCGTCATCAGTGTGTCCATCGGCTTTTACCTGTACTTGCAGGAGGAAGTACGTAGCAAATTACAGCGCACCCTCGGCGCACTGTTGCTAGCCGGTGGTCTGTTCGCACCGCTGTCGCGTGGCCCCTGGATTGGTGCAGCCGTCATTATCGTCGTGTTCATCGGCACTGGCCGCAAAGCGATCAAACGCCTAACGCTGCTGGCGGTCGCCGGGATCCTCGCACTTCCCTTGCTGGCCATCGTGCCGGGCGGGCAAAAAGTGCTTGATCTGCTACCGTTTATCGGCACGGTGGAAGTCGAAAACATCACCTATCGGCAGCGCTTGATTGATAACGCCGTGATCGTTATCCAGCGCAACCCTTGGCTGGGCTCTTTCAATTTCCGCAGCACACCGGAAATGCAGTCCATGATTCAAGGCCAGGGAATCATCGATATCGTGAATACCTATATCGGCATAGCGCTGTCGTTCGGCTTGATTGGCTTGACACTTTTCGTGGTTTTTTTCGTCAGTGTCCTGCAGGGCCTGCGCAAGGGGATTCGTTCTTTCCCCAAAGAAGACGATGAGGCACGCCGACTCGGACGTGCACTGCTGGCGACACTGGCCGGGATCCTGATCACCATCGTCACCGTTAGCAGTATTACGGTAATCCCCGTGGTGTATTGGTCGGTGGCTGGACTGTGCGTGGCCTACGCTCAGATGGCACGCAGGCTCAAGAACACCTCGACGGCCGTTGCGGCGAGTGCCCACCTCCAACTCAGGTAGCCCCCATGATCCAGTTGTCTCGCCGCCCTCAAATACTGCTCCTGCTGCTTTTTGCCATTTGGCCGCTTGGCACCTGGGCATCGGACTGGGTCGTCAGTGTGGATGAGCGCAACGGCCTGCCAATGCTGGAGCGTGGTGGCAGTCCGGTGTTCGTTACGACATTCTCGTTTTTTGGACCCAGCTGGGGCTGGACGTATTTGCACCCTGAATTCAAGGTAAACACCCCTTATCGATACTCCTTCGCGGGTAAAAACAAAGCGCTGGATTTCGACTTGACTGCGCAGATTCAGAAGCAAGGCGAGCAAAAGCTGACCTGGAACTTTGCCCTGGATGCACGTAGTGGGAAGTCGGGCCTTTCAGGTGGTGGCATCGTCTTCACATTCGACCCCGCTCTGTTCGCTGGAGAAATGGGCGAGCCCACTTTGCTACCCGACAACCGCGGCTGGACCTGGGGCAATGCACAAGGGCGGCGCATCGAAATGCGCTTCGAGCCCGCACTGGAGAGCGTGTACTTTGAACCGGGCAGCAAATCCGAGGTGCGTGCTTTTCTCTACAAGAACACGCTCAAACGTGGCCGCCAGGATTTCACGGCTACCTTGAGCGTTTCTGGTGATGTGACGGTCGGCCCAACCACAACCGAGCGCTTCGGGCTGTCGGACCCCAAGAGCTGGCCGACCGACAAGCTCGACTGGAAAACCTCGCCAGTCGACCTGTCCTTTCTCAACGCTCAGGAAAAACCTGCCGGCAAGCGCGGCTTCATCAAAGCCTCCGGTGAGCAACTGCAATTTGCCGACAACACTGTGGCGCGTTTCTGGGGCACCAACCTTTCGGCCTACTCGCTGTTCCTCACGTCAGACGATGCCATCAAGCTACAGGCCAAACGCCTGTCGGCACTGGGCTTCAATCTTGTACGACTGCACCACCATGACTCGCCATGGGTCTTCCCGAACATCTTTGGCGACGGCAGGATCACGCGCAGCACCCAGCAACTAAGCCCGGAATCGCTGAAAAAGATCGACTGGTGGATCAAGTGCCTGAAAGACGAAGGCATTTATGTCTGGCTCGATCTGCACGTCCAGCGCGTCTTTACTGAAAAAGACAACATTTATGGCTTCGATGAATTGCCAAAAGAAGAACAGAACTACACCTATCTCAAGGGCTATTCCTATGTGAATCTCACCATTCAGAAAGCCATGAAGCGCTTTACCGAAGACTACCTGACCCATGTAAACAGCTATACCGGTCTCGCCTACAAAGATGACCCGGCGATTGCCGCCGTACTGATTACCAACGAAAACGACGTCACCAACCACTTTGGCAATGCCCTGCTGCCAGACAAGAATTTACCGAAACACAACCGCATCTATATGGCCGAGGCCGAGGCTTTTGCCAAACAGCACAACCTGTCCGCAAACCAGACCTGGCGCTCCTGGGAGCCAGGCCCCTCCAAGATGTTCCTTAACGATCTGGAACGACGTTTCAACGTCGACATGATTCAACACTTGCGTGGTATAGGCGTGAAGGTCCCCATCGCCACGACCAGTAGCTGGGGTCGCAATGGCCTGAACTCCCTGCCGGCCCTTACCGCCGGGGACGTCATCGATGTCCATAGCTACGGGGGTTCGGGACAGATAGAGAAAAATCCGCACTACAGCGAAAGCATAGTGAACTGGATTGCCGCCGGCCAGGTCGTCGGCAAACCCTTGACCGTTACCGAGTGGAACAATGAGCCCTTCCCGACAGCAGACCGTCACTCGCTGCCACTCTATATCGCCGGCACCGCCAGCCACCAAGGCTGGGATGCACTGATGCAATATGCCTATAGCCAAGAGCCAATGGGCGGCAACGGGATGAGTGCCAATAACTGGCATGCCTATAACGACCCTGCAATGCTGGCCACCCTGCCCGCCGCCGCTTTGCTTTATCGCCGTGCAGACGTTCGCGGAGCAACGACGACCTACGTCTTCGCTCCGACGCCAGGCACTCTTTTCAATCAAATGATCACACCGGCCAGCTCTGCTTTCCTGCGTACAGCCATGGAGAAAGGCAAGCTGGAAATCGCGATGCCGCAGACACCGGAATTGCCTTGGTTGCAACAGAGCGTTATTCCACGCGGTGCACAGGAATTCCATGACCCTGACCAGTCGCTACTGGACGCCAACACCAGCGAGTCCACGACCGACACCGGTGAGCTAAAGCGCAACTGGAAACAAGGCGTCTACACCATCAATACGCCGCGCACCCAGGCTGCGACCGGCTGGATCGGCGGCGAGTCGATCAGCCTTGGCAACATCAAGATTCAAGTGAAGACTGCCAACGCCAGTGTGGCGGTGCAAAGCCTGGACGACTCACCTTTGGGTCAATCGCAGGATTTAATGATTTCGTTGGGCTCCCGTGCCATCCCCCAAGACGGCGACAAAATACCTTTTTACGTGGAGCCCCTCGAGGGCACGCTAACCATTCAGGCGCCGCAAGGCTTGACACTGTTTACCCACGGTATTCTGCGGCAAATGAAGAAACTGCCTGCGACCTACCTCGATGGCCGCTACACAATCAAGCTCGACGGCTTACAGGCCTCAAACTGGTTGTTCTTGAAAAAGGACGTCACGCCAGCACAACCTTAGGCGCCGTAACCGGCCTCAACCTGAGAACAACGCCTTGCGGCGTTGTTCAACGAGGGGTATTTAAAGAGCGTCAAAATCAAACGATGGAACATAGCCTGCGCCGAGTAAATGCGGACATTTCGACGAAACGAAATCATCACTTGATAAATCATCCGAACTTTTATACCTGTTCGTAAAAACCCCGGTGATATTTAAAAGCGTATGGGGCAAGGACGATATGCTGATTTTCTGACTTTCTCTTTCCTTCAGCTTTAAAAATTTGAGCGATTGCTGGTTTGAAACATTCTCGGACGCCCAGATAAACGCCGAAACCGGAAGATCATATTTATTGCCAATCCCGTGACCCAACAACCCTCGACTGTCATCCATCATGTTTTCGCCATGATCTGATGAGTAAAACAAGACGGATGGTTTTTTGCTCGACTTCAACTGATCAATAATCGTACTCAACAACCAGTCTGTATACAAAATACTATTATCATATTCTGCAGTGATCTTGTCTTTGAAGCTGCTTGTTGCCGGCTTGAATTGATCGAAGCTTTCCGGGTATCGGCGTGAATACTCGAAATGGCTTCCCTTGACATGAATGAATATGGCTTTCTTTTCCGTTTCGTTTTTATTGAGTATTTTTTCATATTCCGACATCAACGCCCCATCATAACTTCTCTCAAAGTATTGACGGTATTGTGCCTCGGCGGCTATTTGTGGAATTATTCCGCCAAAACTATCAACTTCCTGCACCGACAACCAATAGGTCATGTACCCGGCCGCCCGATATATACTCACCAACGATTTCGTTGACGCAATGGAGTCCCAATCCGATATAGGCTCAAGGCTCAGCATTGAAGGCACGGCGAACGAGGTGTATGGGGCTGTCGTACAGATCTTATTAAACTTGAAAATGCCCGCCTGCTTACCAAGATTCGGAGTTGTGTCCTTGTCATAACCGTAGAGGGACCAGTTGTGCGGCCGCGATGACTCACCGATTACAAAAACAATGGTTTCTATAGTTGACTGATCCGATAGGCTGGTTATTTTTACGTCAGATTCCCGACGACGTTTGATGAGCTTCTCCGTCCCAAAATACAAGTTTGCAGTAAGGGTAATTTGCGACAAATAACCTACTGGCGTGCTTTGATCTTTTGCAAGGAGGTCCATGACTGCAGACTTCCCGAAAGAGTTAAGCTGAACGGTTTTATAAAAATACGCCCCATACCCTGCGATCAAGGCGCTAATAGCCAAAACAAAAACACCTTTGCTCTTATATAATTTGCGTTTATGCAGGCCTATTAATCCAGCCCCATAGCACAGTATGAAAATCATCAAAACGATACTGATGGGTCGCCAATAGGTCGGCAGGAATTCGCTTGCTTCCTGGAAGTTCGTCAAGCCAATAAACAGATAGGCAGCCGTTAATCTTGAGTTGAAGTTCAAAACCAAAAATAGATCAATAGCTGCTACCAAATAGAATGGCAGTAGAATGAGGTGAACCTTGAATTGATTGGAGGAAATAAATCTGATTGCCAAAAGCCACAACACCGACATGCCAAGGGTGTAAAAGACTAACAAATCAATTTTAGAGTACTGATAGCTTGTCAGCGTTCTAACCACCAAGGGTGAAAGCAAATATGACCACAACACTAAATTTGGCCATTCTGCTTTTAATATTTTTAATAAACCATCGATAATTTTGGCAGAATTTTTCATTGGTAATTATTCCCGCAGGATGCCCATATGCCTCCTCAGAGGGTAGCTCCAATTGGCGTACTCGCTGCATTACGTTCAAAAATACTCCCTCGTTTGGTGCTCCAGACGTAGCGAGCTGCAAGGTTTGGCGCTGTGCATCCTTGGCATGCAGGAGCAAATGAAGAAGCTGTTTGCGACCTGCCTTGATTGCCGCTATACAATCATTTGAGCTCACAGCAAAGCGCCCAGGAAATCGGAGATCAGGATGAAATTTTTGGTGGTGGGTGGCGCGGGTTATATTGGCTCGCACATGGTGAAGCAGCTACTGAGCGCAGGTCACGATCTTGTGGTGGCAGACAATTTCTCAACGGGTTATCGCAGCGCGTTGAGAGGCGGGACATTGGTCGAACTGGACATAGCCGACGAACAGGCACTGGATGTCCTGTTTGCGAGACACCACTTTGATGCTGTGTTCCACTTCGCCTCCTTTATACAGGTGGGCGAATCTGTCGCTGAACCTGCCAAGTACTATCAAAACAACTTCACCGCCACCCTGACGCTGCTCCAGGCGATGGTTCGCGCCGGGGTTAAAAACTTCATTTTTTCCTCTACCGCCGCCGTCTACGGTGACCCGGTGTATGTACCGATAGACGAAGAGCATCCCAAGGCAGCGATCAACCCTTATGGGCGCAGCAAGTGGATGGTGGAGCAGATGCTAGAAGATTTCGATCGTGCATACGGGCTGAAATCTGTCTGCCTGCGCTACTTCAACGCCGCCGGAGCAGACCCTGAAGGACAGTTAGGTGAACGCCATGAACCGGAAACCCACCTGCTGCCCCTGATCCTGCAAGCAGCCTCGGGACGGCGCGCAACCATCACCGTCTACGGCTGTGATTACGACACACCTGACGGTACTTGCATCCGCGACTACGTCCACGTTGTCGACCTCGTTGCCGCTCACGCGCTTGCCTTGGATTATCTGCTGGCAGGCGGTGCAAGCACGGCGTTCAACCTCGGTAACGGTCAAGGTTTCTCAGTACAGCAAGTGATCGATACCGCGCGCTACGTGACCGGCCAGGCTATATCTGTCAGCGCAGCGCCACGTCGCGCGGGCGATCCACCCCGCCTGGTGGCCGATCCCCGCAGGGCCAACACATTACTTGGCTGGCACCCGCAATTTGGCTCACTTGAACAGATAGTGGCGCATGCCTGGAGCTGGGAGCAGAAGTACCCTTGGCACTGAGCGTCGGCGCCAGCCGATAGCGCCGACCTCGTGCGGATGATGCTCTAGTAGTAAGAGCGGTTTTCAGGCTCGGCTTTGTTCAACACCGTACCAATCAGGTTGGCTGTGCCAAGATGATGCAGACTTTCCTCGATCTCTTTCTTGCTGTTCAATCCATTAGCGACAACGAGCAGGACGCAGTCGAACCTGGGCAGGACGTTAATCACATCATCCGAACTCAACAACGGCGGCAAGTCGAAAATCACGATGCGTGAGTTGTAGCGCTCGCGCAGATCAGCAATCAAATGGCTCACTGCAGGCGATGACAACACTTCGGTGGAAAGAGGAATCGGCTCGCGCGTAGGCAGGACTACAAAGCGCGGCAAAGTCGGGTTGACCAGTACCTCTTGCAGTTCAGCTTCATCTGCCAACAATTCATTAAGCGATTTATCCATCGGCAGTCCCAGATATTCACCCACCTTCGGACGACGCAAGTCGAAGTCCACCAGCAACGCCGTCTTGGTGGTGTGATGCGCAATACTCATCGCCAGGTTTATAGCCAACACCGTCTTGCCTGCCTCCGGGGTCGGCGAGGTGATGGCGAGCGTGCGCCAACCATTTTCCTCCATGATTTTCAGCACTTGTGTACGCAGTAGATCGAATGCTCCGCCCACATTCGAATTTTTGTTGTAAGCCACAATTCGGTTGCGCTCAAGGTGACCCGGTCGCAAAGGTACAACCTTGGTTTGCACATAACTGAGCGCATTCAGACTTGTTGATTGCGCGGTCGGTGTCATGGCTTTTGACGAGGTCTGTTGCTCGGCTTTTTCGGTATCAGAATTGATTATTTCCATGGCTATATTCCTTATGCAAACCGGCCCAAAGCTTTAAATATCAGAAGATCCAGAGGCATATAGAGGAAGTGCAAGAGCACCAGAAAGATCGCGAGTATTGCGACTCCACAGACGATCGATAGCATTCGCCACTTCCTGCGGCGTGCCAGTTCGGCCTTGGTGTGAATGTAAGGAATGGAAACCAGTACGCGTCTACCCAGCACGCTGGCCAAGGCCTGGGCACCGCGTACACGCTGACTCATCATCTCGAGGAGCATCACCAGCGCGCCGGCACCCACCGGGGCAAGCAAGAAACCCATGGCAACCACTTTTTTACGGTTCGGCCGTACCGGTTTTTCGGGCATCAGCGGTGATTCCAGAAGAACGAAACGCTCGGCTTTGTTCTCCTGCTCCAGGCTTTCTGAAATTTTCGCACTCATTTCCTTGGTGCGAATTTCCTCATATTTTTTACGAGCATTATCATGGTCACGCATCACCGTGACCAAGCCGCGCTCGATTTGCGGCGTCTCAATAATTTGTGCCTCGTATTCGGCTATTTTTCCGAGTATTTGCTGCTTTTGATCGGCCAGCGACTTGATCCGTGCTTCGGCTGCGGAGATCCGCGCCTGAGCCCTGGCAACGTCCAGATTGACCGAAGCTGATGCGCCAGCGCCTTTGCCGGCCTGAAGTGCAGCAATTTTGCGCTTGACGGCACGCACGTCGGGGTGGGCTTGCGTATACAGCGACTGCAAGCGGATGTACTCCGCTTTGAGGCTAGCCAGATCCTGTGGTTTATCAGCAGCCGTACCGAGTGCTCCAGGCCTGGTCGCTAGCCCGGCATTCGCGGCGGAAAGCTCCAATTCATTGAAACGCAACTCCTCACGGGCAGTCTTGTAGTCACGGTCGATCTCCTTCAGCTCGGTTTCGGCGCGCGTCAACATGTTCATGCGCAGCTCTTGATGCTCGGGCAGCGCGTTGCTGTGTGCCTGCTTGAAGTCCGCCAGCCGATTCTCAAGGGTTTCCAGTTCCACCCTCAGTTTGTCCGCTTCCTGCGTCAGGAACTCTGTGGTTTCACTGGCGCGTTCGGTGCGCTGCTTGATGTTTTCATCCAGAAACAGCGTCACCAGCTCCTTGGCAACTTTGTTCGCAATCTCTGGCTGGCGGTGCTCAAAGGAAAGACGGAAAGCAATCGTCACCTCTCCGCGCCCCTTGACGGCAGCACTGACGAGGGAGACCACAATCGCATTGCGCATTTCTTCGATCTTCTCGGTAACGGTCAGTTGCCGACTTTGCGAAGCAAAAAGATTGTATTTGTTGATGATCCCTTCCAGATGCTCACGGGTCATCACGCGCTGGCGAATGACTTCGATACGCTCATCGGCAAAGGTATTGTTGTTGGCCGCCACCAGGTCTGGCGAAATCTGCTGAGACTCCACCAGTATCGTGCCGGATGACTCATAGGTAGGCGGGAGAGAGATTGCTACCGCTACGCAAACGCCGAGTATGACCACGAAACTCACGATCAACAGCAGGGCGTGGTGCTTGATGATAGCTAGGTAGTCGTTGAACGACATTTCGTATTCAGTGGCCATATTTCTCACACAGCTGAATGTCAGAGACCGGGATAACTATAAGTCAGCGTCAGCCCGACTACGTTTGCAGTGGCATCCGGCAAGCCATCTTGCTGGCGTTGTTTGTATGTGTAGGATAGGCGGGCAATCCAAAAAGGCGAGAGTTCTTGGCTAAACCAGGCACCGTAATTTTGCAGGGTATTAGGCGTCCGGCCTTTGGCGTCTTGCCAGGAAGCATCGAAACCGGTGCGTCGGGTCTCGTCGATCGAATAGCTCCATGAACCTCTCAGGGCATCAACCTCGACGAAACCACCGTCGCCACTGGCGAGCGTGCTGCGACTGGCATCGATGCTGGTA of the Pseudomonas frederiksbergensis genome contains:
- a CDS encoding oligosaccharide flippase family protein yields the protein MSLVDSPVLGLRKRAISAGAWNFGALVTSQAFRLGGNLIMARLLMPEMFGIMMIAITVSLVLHMLSDAGLRQNIIQSPRGDDPVFLNTIWTVQIVRGFILFASTLLLAALAWYAQTINLWAPNSTYAAPELPLVLAVTSFSAIIVGFQSTKMDLAVRTFQQKKVVLTEFGSQVVGLLVMLGIGYFTRSIWSLVIAGLVQSMVSTLLGHFWFEGPPNRLRWERAALNELVGFGRWILLSSAVGVLAMYGDRVWFGGSMTASELGVYSIAVLILGAVQLALQKIVGAVALPAFSEASRTNDTVRLHALYYRLKLMLDLACLFLCGLFLTGSPLLIGILYDERYAQAGNMMAILSLSFFTMRYLLANQVWIALGLTKYQAMDNIIRAVSLWVLLPLLLAIGGVDYAIWGAALYTFPTLILVFYVNYRLGLFSLKRELIVLPMLAVGALCGELLTDLFKWL
- a CDS encoding O-antigen ligase family protein, translated to MPEHFRALVVILVLTGIVFAMARRPAADLISDRNFTRRRNLWFVLTLLAFVSHSFWVYAGIATIVLTFARSRERNPMALFFLLLFLIPPATAEIPGFGLVNYFFSLNHIRVLALCVLLPAFFTLRRRADTVSFGRTWPDRLLAAYLLLTSLLFLRETTVTDTLRQMLYLFIEVFLPYYVASRALKNLSDFKDALLGFVLAAMVLSLIGLFEYAKHWQLYSAVVTAMGMQWDPGYLSRGGSLRASATTGQAIALGFVISVSIGFYLYLQEEVRSKLQRTLGALLLAGGLFAPLSRGPWIGAAVIIVVFIGTGRKAIKRLTLLAVAGILALPLLAIVPGGQKVLDLLPFIGTVEVENITYRQRLIDNAVIVIQRNPWLGSFNFRSTPEMQSMIQGQGIIDIVNTYIGIALSFGLIGLTLFVVFFVSVLQGLRKGIRSFPKEDDEARRLGRALLATLAGILITIVTVSSITVIPVVYWSVAGLCVAYAQMARRLKNTSTAVAASAHLQLR
- a CDS encoding glycosyl hydrolase family 5; amino-acid sequence: MIQLSRRPQILLLLLFAIWPLGTWASDWVVSVDERNGLPMLERGGSPVFVTTFSFFGPSWGWTYLHPEFKVNTPYRYSFAGKNKALDFDLTAQIQKQGEQKLTWNFALDARSGKSGLSGGGIVFTFDPALFAGEMGEPTLLPDNRGWTWGNAQGRRIEMRFEPALESVYFEPGSKSEVRAFLYKNTLKRGRQDFTATLSVSGDVTVGPTTTERFGLSDPKSWPTDKLDWKTSPVDLSFLNAQEKPAGKRGFIKASGEQLQFADNTVARFWGTNLSAYSLFLTSDDAIKLQAKRLSALGFNLVRLHHHDSPWVFPNIFGDGRITRSTQQLSPESLKKIDWWIKCLKDEGIYVWLDLHVQRVFTEKDNIYGFDELPKEEQNYTYLKGYSYVNLTIQKAMKRFTEDYLTHVNSYTGLAYKDDPAIAAVLITNENDVTNHFGNALLPDKNLPKHNRIYMAEAEAFAKQHNLSANQTWRSWEPGPSKMFLNDLERRFNVDMIQHLRGIGVKVPIATTSSWGRNGLNSLPALTAGDVIDVHSYGGSGQIEKNPHYSESIVNWIAAGQVVGKPLTVTEWNNEPFPTADRHSLPLYIAGTASHQGWDALMQYAYSQEPMGGNGMSANNWHAYNDPAMLATLPAAALLYRRADVRGATTTYVFAPTPGTLFNQMITPASSAFLRTAMEKGKLEIAMPQTPELPWLQQSVIPRGAQEFHDPDQSLLDANTSESTTDTGELKRNWKQGVYTINTPRTQAATGWIGGESISLGNIKIQVKTANASVAVQSLDDSPLGQSQDLMISLGSRAIPQDGDKIPFYVEPLEGTLTIQAPQGLTLFTHGILRQMKKLPATYLDGRYTIKLDGLQASNWLFLKKDVTPAQP
- a CDS encoding phosphoethanolamine transferase gives rise to the protein MKNSAKIIDGLLKILKAEWPNLVLWSYLLSPLVVRTLTSYQYSKIDLLVFYTLGMSVLWLLAIRFISSNQFKVHLILLPFYLVAAIDLFLVLNFNSRLTAAYLFIGLTNFQEASEFLPTYWRPISIVLMIFILCYGAGLIGLHKRKLYKSKGVFVLAISALIAGYGAYFYKTVQLNSFGKSAVMDLLAKDQSTPVGYLSQITLTANLYFGTEKLIKRRRESDVKITSLSDQSTIETIVFVIGESSRPHNWSLYGYDKDTTPNLGKQAGIFKFNKICTTAPYTSFAVPSMLSLEPISDWDSIASTKSLVSIYRAAGYMTYWLSVQEVDSFGGIIPQIAAEAQYRQYFERSYDGALMSEYEKILNKNETEKKAIFIHVKGSHFEYSRRYPESFDQFKPATSSFKDKITAEYDNSILYTDWLLSTIIDQLKSSKKPSVLFYSSDHGENMMDDSRGLLGHGIGNKYDLPVSAFIWASENVSNQQSLKFLKLKERESQKISISSLPHTLLNITGVFTNRYKSSDDLSSDDFVSSKCPHLLGAGYVPSFDFDAL
- the galE gene encoding UDP-glucose 4-epimerase GalE gives rise to the protein MKFLVVGGAGYIGSHMVKQLLSAGHDLVVADNFSTGYRSALRGGTLVELDIADEQALDVLFARHHFDAVFHFASFIQVGESVAEPAKYYQNNFTATLTLLQAMVRAGVKNFIFSSTAAVYGDPVYVPIDEEHPKAAINPYGRSKWMVEQMLEDFDRAYGLKSVCLRYFNAAGADPEGQLGERHEPETHLLPLILQAASGRRATITVYGCDYDTPDGTCIRDYVHVVDLVAAHALALDYLLAGGASTAFNLGNGQGFSVQQVIDTARYVTGQAISVSAAPRRAGDPPRLVADPRRANTLLGWHPQFGSLEQIVAHAWSWEQKYPWH
- a CDS encoding CpsD/CapB family tyrosine-protein kinase; this encodes MTPTAQSTSLNALSYVQTKVVPLRPGHLERNRIVAYNKNSNVGGAFDLLRTQVLKIMEENGWRTLAITSPTPEAGKTVLAINLAMSIAHHTTKTALLVDFDLRRPKVGEYLGLPMDKSLNELLADEAELQEVLVNPTLPRFVVLPTREPIPLSTEVLSSPAVSHLIADLRERYNSRIVIFDLPPLLSSDDVINVLPRFDCVLLVVANGLNSKKEIEESLHHLGTANLIGTVLNKAEPENRSYY
- a CDS encoding GumC family protein — its product is MATEYEMSFNDYLAIIKHHALLLIVSFVVILGVCVAVAISLPPTYESSGTILVESQQISPDLVAANNNTFADERIEVIRQRVMTREHLEGIINKYNLFASQSRQLTVTEKIEEMRNAIVVSLVSAAVKGRGEVTIAFRLSFEHRQPEIANKVAKELVTLFLDENIKQRTERASETTEFLTQEADKLRVELETLENRLADFKQAHSNALPEHQELRMNMLTRAETELKEIDRDYKTAREELRFNELELSAANAGLATRPGALGTAADKPQDLASLKAEYIRLQSLYTQAHPDVRAVKRKIAALQAGKGAGASASVNLDVARAQARISAAEARIKSLADQKQQILGKIAEYEAQIIETPQIERGLVTVMRDHDNARKKYEEIRTKEMSAKISESLEQENKAERFVLLESPLMPEKPVRPNRKKVVAMGFLLAPVGAGALVMLLEMMSQRVRGAQALASVLGRRVLVSIPYIHTKAELARRRKWRMLSIVCGVAILAIFLVLLHFLYMPLDLLIFKALGRFA